The DNA region TACCATGCCAGTCAGCATTTGAAGGATTTTGCTGAGGCGGCTTTTAGCAAAGCTCAAGTGGCACGGAAATGGTTCGAGGCGGCTCGTTCTAGCCTCAAACGGGGTAAGTTGGCGCAACTCCTGACACAGATGCAGCAGATTCTGGCTCAGAAACACACGCGCCAACAACGCAAGGCAATGACAACCCCATTCAACTACTTTAATGACCAACCCCAGCGCTTTGCCTATGGGCAGGTACAGGCAATGAATCTACCGATTGGCAGTGGAGCCATTGAGAGTCTAATCCGCCAGGTGGTCAACCTGCGGCTCAAGGGAAATGGCAAGTTTTGGTTGCCTGAACATGCAGAAATTCTGCTTCAAGGTCGCTGTTATTGGGCGGCAGGACGATGGGACACCTTCTGTGCTGAAATTTTGACTGCCAAACTCGATGCCAAGCGGCTAGAAATTGTCGAGCCCAATGCGAGTGACTTAGCGGTGGCCTAACCTACCCATTTTTTCCGCTTGGCACCCTTCAGGAAGCCAAAGAAACTCTACTCAGTTTGCACAAAGCTGATGAGGTCATTCAAACCAAGTATGACTACTACAACAGTCGTGAATTTATGAATCCTGCGGAATGGACGCATATCAGTCTTATTGGTGCAGCAGCCTTACTTCAAGCCATAGGAGAAATCAATGAACTGACAGCTTTCTTATCCCATACTGTTCCTGATTTTACCCTGGGCACTTCAGGAGCGTATGCAAGTCCTGTCTTTGTCAGTAAATACGGAGGCTCTAATGTCGCCAGAAGTAGTAAGGCTTTTGCTGATGCAACAAAAACAGCGGCTTCCATTCTGAATACAGCGGCTTCCATGAGCTTGACTATCGGTAATTATCAGAGACGAGAGGAAGAATGGAAGTTTCAGACAGAATTAGCTTTCAAGGAACACAATCAAATTGATAAACAAATCTTGGCAGCAGAAATTCGCCTTTCCATTGCTGAAAGAGACTTAGAAAACCACGACCTACAAACAGAGAATGCTAACACTGTTGATGCTTACATGCGCGACAAATTTACTAATCAAGAACTTTATGACTGGATGGTAGGACAAATCTCCAGCCTCTACTTCCAGAGCTATCAACTTGCCTACGACATCGCCAAACGTGCCGAAAAAGCCTACCGCTACGAACTTGGCATCGACGACTCCAACTTCATCCAATTTGGCTACTGGGACAGCCTCAAGAAAGGACTCCTTGCAGGCGAAAAACTTCACTACGACCTGAAGCGCCTGGAAATGGCCTACCTCGACCAGAACAAACGCGAATATGAACTCACCAAACACATCTCCCTGGCAATTCTCGACCCCATTGCCTTGCTCCAACTCAAAGAAACCGGCGAATGCTTTGTGAGCATCCCCGAAGTTCTCTTCGATCTCGACTTCCCCGGTCACTATCTACGCCGGATCAAAGCCATCAGTCTCACCATCCCCTGCGTCAGCGGCCCCTACACCAGCGTCAGTTGTACCCTCACCCTGCAAAGCAACCGCATTCGTAAGCGAACCACTATGAGTGCTGACACCGGATACACCTGGACAGGAGATTTCAACGACGATCGCTTCAACTACAACCTGGGCGGCATCCAATCGATCGCCACCAGCAGCGGCCAAAACGACAGCGGACTCTTCGAACTCAACTTCCGTGATGAGCGCTATTTACCCTTTGAAGGAGCAGGTGCCATCAGTACCTGGCATATCCAGTTGCCCAAAGACTTCCGACAGTTTGACTACGACACCATCTCCGATGTCGTCATGCACATGCGCTACACCGCCCGAGAAGGCGGAGCAGATTTAAAAGAAAAGGCTAATCAAGCCGTTGCAGATTTGTTTGCAGAATCCTCCGCAACGGTACCTCTGATTCGGGCCTTCAGCGCCAAACAGGAGTTCTCCAGCGAGTGGTATCAGTTCCTCCATCCGAAGGCGACTGACGAAAGTCACAAGCTCGATCTGGCGATTACGCCCAATCGGTTCCCCTTCCAGTTCCGAGATAAAACCATCACCATCAGTAAGGTAGAAGTCTTCCTGAAATTCAAAGACATCCAGGACGAAGCGACCTATACCCAAGCTACTCCCCTTGGGGACTACACAGCAGGCAATGCTCCTCTGGGTCTTTACCTTGTTCAACCAGATAGCAGCACTCCTCAAGGCCCTGAAAATCTCAACTGCGATTCCCTCTTTCAGGGAATACCCCACGCAATTTTTGCAGAGGGAATTGATCGTGAAGTGAAAGCTTCTGATAGTTGGAGTATTGAAGCCAGAGATGCCGAAGTGGGTGCGATCGCCAGCACCCTGAGAACTTCCGTTGATGGACACAAGCGGTTAAAGGCAGAGGCGATCGATGACCTCCTCATCGTCTGTCACTATTCGGTTCAGGTGTAGAGAAAAAGCCGAATTTCGATGAAACTCTACTTTGTCCGTCATGGGGAGAGTGCAGCCAACCGCTTGCATGTCATACCCATTTAAATGGGCAGTGGTGCAAATAGGGGTAAGCTAAGACCGTTGTTAAAAATCTCGCTGTTATGGCTGGTGTTAGTTCGATTGAAGTCAGGGAAAGCCTCGATGAGCTAGTCCAACAGTTGCAACCAGTGGAAACGCCAAAGGACAAGGAACGTTTGCAAGTGCTGTACTGGCTCAAGCAGGACAAGTCTCCTAGCATTGGTGCGATTGCAACAGCGATCAGGAAACATCGGAATACGGTAGTCAAGACTCTAGAGCAACTTCAATCTAAAGTTGATCAACTCCTGACTCAATTAACCCCAGAAGTAATTGCTTCTGTTACAGGATATTCCTTCATCCTTGATGCCCTATCTGCCCTAAACCTTATTTAAATTGGTATGAGATCTTCCGCCCGTCTGCTCCAGCGCGTTGTTGTGCTGCGCTGCTTACTAACAAGTCTGTGGTTTATTCAAAACTGCGCTTACACTAAGCGCCAAATTGATTCAACCTTATCTGATGAACCTGATTCAGAATGAAGTTTCTTGCGCTATGCTCGATCGCCTACAGTAAATCAAAGAAGGCATCATCAATTTCATACCCCAACAGTTGGGTCATGGATTTCAGTCGAGAGTTGCCTGCAATACCTTGCGTTTTCAACCACTGGCCCAGCACAAACACCTTACTCATGACAAAAATTTCCAGGGCTTCAGGATTGAATTGGATCCCATCTCTGGGATGAAACTGGTGGGGTACCAGCATGGCTGTGTAACGAGCCAGTTCCCCTGCTTTCCAGTCCAGCAGAAAGGGAAGCCAGGGGTATGTGGCATCAAGGCGGACAAACCAGAGGCGAATTTCAGGAATTTCTGAGAGTTCTCTGGGGTCTTCCGGTTCTCTGGGAAAATCAATCTGAAACTGAAGCTGCTGTTCACAGGCAAGTAGATTGCCTTTCTGCACCAGGGGATCCAGCACAGATCGGACAGGAGATAGATCCAGAGTATTAAGTTGGTCAGCGTTGACTGCGATCGCGATCGTCATAGCAGAGCGGCCAGAAGACATTCAATAGATTTCCCTTCCCATCTTCTCATTGAAGTTTACGGAACAAAAGCTAGCACAGAAGCAGGAGAGCCAGAACCATTTTGTAGTGGTAGGGGAGCAATCATCAGTTGAGCGCCGATCGCAGGTAATTGCTCCAGATTGGTCAAGCATTCCAGGACAATCCCCTGTTGAGCTAAAATCTGGCGATTAGTGGCAAAGGTCGTATCCGATCCGCCATCCACTCCATGCGTATCAATGCCAACCCCTGCGATCGCCCGCTCTGCTAACAAAAACTGCGTCACTTCAGCACTGAATCCAGGAAAATGAGGAATTCCCTGATCATCCAAATTTAGAAATGCAACGGGTTCTGACCATTTGGTCTGCCATCCAGTGTAGAGTAACACCACACATCCGGCAGGAATCTGACCCTGCTGTTGTTCCCAACGAGAAATGTCACGCTCGCGGAGACGATAATCCGGATGTTTTGCAGCCTGCTCCCGGATATCCACAACGATGGCTGGAACCACCAAAGATGCAGGTGCATAGGCATCAATCCCAACCCCATCCACAAAAAAACTATTGGGTGCATTCATGTGCGTTGCGCTATGTTCCCCGATCGTCAGCCGTCGCACATAATATCCCTCTCGATCAATCGCAGCCACAACCTCAAACTCGATCGCGGGATCTCCCGGCCACCGTGGAATCGCAGGATGGATGACATGACTGAGAGAAAGAATCCGGGAATAGGAGAAAGCAGGCATAGAAATATTAAGTAATCACTGTTGGCTTTTCCATACCTGTGTAATATCGAATCTGAGCTAAATCCTCAGCAATATGAATTAAGTGCTTGAGGGCTATCTGGGGATCAAAATTTTGATTGCTAACTTTAGGTTCATAGCGTTCTAGATAAACTCGCAACGTTGCACCTTGAGTTCCGGTACCGGAGAGGCGGAAAACAATACGGGAACCATCGCTAAATCCAATGCGAATGCCTTGATTGCGACTGACACTATAATCCACTGGATCGGTGTAGCTAAAGTCATCGCAGTAAGTGATCTGATGATTGCCAATCAATTTTCCGTTGAGAGTTTTGATTGTACTATATAGGTTTTCCATCAAAGCGTTAGCGCGATCGCTATCTACGTTTTCGTAGTCATGACGAGAATAATAGTTCCGTCCATAAACGCGCCAGTGATGCCGGACAATTTCCTCAACTGATTGCTGACGAGCAGCCAGGATATTTAGCCAGAACAATATTGCCCACAGACCATCTTTCTCTCGAATATGATTGGAACCTGTGCCAAAGCTTTCTTCACCGCACAGGGTAATCCGGCCTGCATCCAGTAAATTGCCGAAAAACTTCCAGCCTGTTGGGGTTTCATAGCAATCAATTCCCAGATGGGCTGCCACGCGATCGCAGGCTTGACTGGTTGGCATGGAACGAGCGATGCCCGCCAGACCACTTCGATAGGCTGGCACCAGATGAGCATTTGCAGCTAGAATTGCCAGACTATCGCTAGGTGTGATAAAAAAATGTCGCCCCAAGATCATATTGCGATCGCCATCCCCATCAGAAGCGGCTCCAAAATCGGGTGCGTGTTCTCCAAATAAGATATCGACCAATTCGTGGGCATACACGAGATTGGGATCGGGATGGCCACCGCCAAAGTCTTCCAGTGGTTCTCCATTGTGAACGGTACCTAGAGGCGCACCCAACCGTTGCTCGAATAAGCGGTGAGCATAGGGGCCAGTAACCGCATGAAGCGAATCCATCACCATGCGAAACTGACCGTTAGTGAGTAATTCTCGGATGCGATCGAAATCAAACAACGACTCCATCAATTGAGCATAATCATTCACCGGATCAATGATTTCCACCGTCATCGTATCCAGTCTGAAAACCCCCAACCGATCCAGCTCCAGGTCTTCCGCTTGCAAAATCTTGTAAGCAGAAAGGGATTTGCTGCGAGCAAAAATGGCTTCCGTCACCTGCTCCGGCGCTGGCCCACCGTTCTCAGTGTTGTACTTAATGCCGAAGTCAGCCTGGGGGCCACCGGGATTATGGCTGGCGGAAAGAATAATTCCTCCCAATGCTGCATACTTACGAATCAGACAGGATGCTGCCGGAGTGGATAATATTCCGCCTCGCCCCACCAGCACTCGCCCAAAGCCAGTCGCTGCCGCCATTTTCAGAATGATCTGAATCGCCTGTCGGTTATAGTAACGTCCATCTCCCCCAACCACTAACGTTTGTCCCTGTTTTTCAGGCAGACTATCAAAAATGGCCTGCACAAAATTTTCCAGATAATGAGGTTGCCGAAAAATGGATACTTTCTTACGCAGGCCAGAGGTTCCCGGTTTTTGATCGGCAAAGGGGCGAGTAGGAATAGTTTGAATAGGCATGGAACTCTTACCTCATACCTGATAGTCTCCTGAC from Leptodesmis sichuanensis A121 includes:
- a CDS encoding cyclase family protein; this translates as MPAFSYSRILSLSHVIHPAIPRWPGDPAIEFEVVAAIDREGYYVRRLTIGEHSATHMNAPNSFFVDGVGIDAYAPASLVVPAIVVDIREQAAKHPDYRLRERDISRWEQQQGQIPAGCVVLLYTGWQTKWSEPVAFLNLDDQGIPHFPGFSAEVTQFLLAERAIAGVGIDTHGVDGGSDTTFATNRQILAQQGIVLECLTNLEQLPAIGAQLMIAPLPLQNGSGSPASVLAFVP
- a CDS encoding Tc toxin subunit A-related protein → MHKADEVIQTKYDYYNSREFMNPAEWTHISLIGAAALLQAIGEINELTAFLSHTVPDFTLGTSGAYASPVFVSKYGGSNVARSSKAFADATKTAASILNTAASMSLTIGNYQRREEEWKFQTELAFKEHNQIDKQILAAEIRLSIAERDLENHDLQTENANTVDAYMRDKFTNQELYDWMVGQISSLYFQSYQLAYDIAKRAEKAYRYELGIDDSNFIQFGYWDSLKKGLLAGEKLHYDLKRLEMAYLDQNKREYELTKHISLAILDPIALLQLKETGECFVSIPEVLFDLDFPGHYLRRIKAISLTIPCVSGPYTSVSCTLTLQSNRIRKRTTMSADTGYTWTGDFNDDRFNYNLGGIQSIATSSGQNDSGLFELNFRDERYLPFEGAGAISTWHIQLPKDFRQFDYDTISDVVMHMRYTAREGGADLKEKANQAVADLFAESSATVPLIRAFSAKQEFSSEWYQFLHPKATDESHKLDLAITPNRFPFQFRDKTITISKVEVFLKFKDIQDEATYTQATPLGDYTAGNAPLGLYLVQPDSSTPQGPENLNCDSLFQGIPHAIFAEGIDREVKASDSWSIEARDAEVGAIASTLRTSVDGHKRLKAEAIDDLLIVCHYSVQV
- a CDS encoding alpha-D-glucose phosphate-specific phosphoglucomutase → MPIQTIPTRPFADQKPGTSGLRKKVSIFRQPHYLENFVQAIFDSLPEKQGQTLVVGGDGRYYNRQAIQIILKMAAATGFGRVLVGRGGILSTPAASCLIRKYAALGGIILSASHNPGGPQADFGIKYNTENGGPAPEQVTEAIFARSKSLSAYKILQAEDLELDRLGVFRLDTMTVEIIDPVNDYAQLMESLFDFDRIRELLTNGQFRMVMDSLHAVTGPYAHRLFEQRLGAPLGTVHNGEPLEDFGGGHPDPNLVYAHELVDILFGEHAPDFGAASDGDGDRNMILGRHFFITPSDSLAILAANAHLVPAYRSGLAGIARSMPTSQACDRVAAHLGIDCYETPTGWKFFGNLLDAGRITLCGEESFGTGSNHIREKDGLWAILFWLNILAARQQSVEEIVRHHWRVYGRNYYSRHDYENVDSDRANALMENLYSTIKTLNGKLIGNHQITYCDDFSYTDPVDYSVSRNQGIRIGFSDGSRIVFRLSGTGTQGATLRVYLERYEPKVSNQNFDPQIALKHLIHIAEDLAQIRYYTGMEKPTVIT
- a CDS encoding CRR6 family NdhI maturation factor; this encodes MSSGRSAMTIAIAVNADQLNTLDLSPVRSVLDPLVQKGNLLACEQQLQFQIDFPREPEDPRELSEIPEIRLWFVRLDATYPWLPFLLDWKAGELARYTAMLVPHQFHPRDGIQFNPEALEIFVMSKVFVLGQWLKTQGIAGNSRLKSMTQLLGYEIDDAFFDLL